The proteins below are encoded in one region of Ricinus communis isolate WT05 ecotype wild-type chromosome 6, ASM1957865v1, whole genome shotgun sequence:
- the LOC8285404 gene encoding ubiquitin C-terminal hydrolase 12 isoform X3: protein MTLMTPPPLDQEDDEMLVPHTEFTEGPQPMEVAPAETASAVDAQSADDPPSARFTWTIDNFSRLNTKKLYSDVFIVGGYKWRILIFPKGNNVDHLSMYLDVADSATLPYGWSRYAQFSLCVVNQIHQKYSIRKDTQHQFNARESDWGFTSFMPLGELYDPGRGYLVNDTCVVEADVAVRRVIDYWSHDSKKETGYVGLKNQGATCYMNSLLQTLYHIPYFRKAVYHMPTTENDMPSGSIPLALQSLFYKLQYSDTSVATKELTKSFGWDTYDSFMQHDVQELNRVLCEKLEDKMKGTVVEGTIQQLFEGHHMNYIECINVDYKSTRKESFYDLQLDVKGCRDVYASFDKYVEVERLEGDNKYHAEQHGLQDARKGVLFIDFPPVLQLQLKRFEYDFMRDTMVKINDRYEFPLQLDLDREDGKYLSPEADRSVRNLYTLHSVLVHSGGVHGGHYYAYIRPTLSDQWFKFDDERVTKEDIKRALEEQYGGEEEQLPQANPGFNNSPFKFTKYSNAYMLVYIRESDKEKIICNVDEKDIAEHLRIRLKKEQEEKEQKRKEKAEAHLYTIIKVARSEDLLEQIGKDIYFDLVDHDKVRSFRIQKQMPFNLFKEEVVKEFGIPVQFQRFWLWAKRQNHTYRPNRPLTPQEEAQSVGQLREVSNKANNAELKLFLEVEFGQDLRPIPPPEKTKEDILLFFKLYDPSKEELRYVGRLFVKGAGKPLEILTKLNEMAGFASDQEIELYEEIKFEPNVMCEHIDKKLTFRASQLEDGDIVCFQKSAQDGGGEQCRYPDVPSFLEYVHNRQVVRFRSLEKPKEDEFCLELSKLHNYDDVVERVATHLGLDDPSKIRLTSHNCYSQQPKPQPIKYRGVDHLSDMLAHYNQTSDILYYEVLDIPLPELQGLKTLKVAFHHATKDEVVIHTIRLPKQSTVGDVINDLKIKVELSHLSAELRLLEVFYHKIYKIFPHNEKIENINDQYWTLRAEEIPEEEKNLGPNDRLIHVYHFMKDPTQNQQVQNFGEPFFLVIHEGETLSEVKVRVQKKLQVPDEEFAKWKFAFLSLGRPEYLQDSDIVSSRFQRRDVYGAWEQYLGLEHSDNAPKRSYSANQNRHTFEKPVKIYN from the exons ATGACTCTGATGACTCCTCCACCATTAGAT CAAGAGGACGATGAAATGTTAGTCCCTCACACTGAGTTCACTGAAGGTCCTCAGCCTATGGAAG tagcACCTGCAGAAACAGCAAGTGCAGTTGATGCGCAGTCAGCTGATGATCCACCATCAGCAAGGTTCACATGGACAATTGATAATTTCTCGAGGCTCAATACCAAGAAGCTCTACTCTGATGTTTTCATTGTTGGAGGCTATAAATG GCGGATTCTAATTTTTCCAAAGGGGAACAACGTGGATCATTTGTCAATGTATTTAGATGTCGCAGACTCTGCAACTTTGCCATATGGGTGGAGCAGATATGCTCAATTTAGTTTATGCGTTGTCaatcaaattcatcaaaaaTACTCTATTCGGAAAG ACACACAGCACCAATTCAATGCACGTGAGAGTGATTGGGGCTTCACTTCATTCATGCCCCTTGGAGAATTGTATGACCCTGGTAGAGGTTATCTTGTCAATGATACATGTGTAGTTGAAGCTGATGTTGCTGTCCGTAGGGTCATTGATTACTGGTCTCATGATTCCAAAAAGGAGACTGGTTATGTTGGACTTAAGAACCAAGGAGCTACCTGCTATATGAACTCTCTCCTTCAAACACTGTATCATATTCCTTATTTCAGAAAG GCTGTGTATCATATGCCAACAACCGAGAATGATATGCCATCGGGGAGCATTCCTCTGGCTTTGCAGAGTTTATTCTATAAGCTTCAATATAGTGACACCAGTGTAGCAACAAAAGAGTTAACAAAATCTTTTGGCTGGGACACATATGATTCTTTCATGCAGCATGATGTGCAAGAACTTAATAGGGTTCTTTGTGAAAAGCTTGAAGATAAAATGAAG GGAACAGTTGTGGAGGGCACAATACAACAGTTATTTGAAGGGCACCATATGAATTATATTGAGTGCATCAATGTAGACTATAAGTCAACGAGAAAGGAATCTTTTTATG ATCTTCAGCTTGATGTCAAAGGCTGTCGGGATGTTTATGCTTCTTTTGACAAATATGTGGAGGTGGAGCGTCTTGAGGGTGATAATAAATATCACGCTGAGCAACATGGCTTGCAG GATGCTAGGAAGGGTGTCCTATTTATTGACTTTCCCCCTGTTCTTCAACTTCAATTGAAACGGTTCGAATATGATTTCATGCGGGATACTATGGTAAAG ATAAATGATCGCTATGAGTTCCCTTTGCAACTTGATCTTGATAGAGAAGATGGTAAATATTTGTCTCCTGAGGCAGACAGAAGTGTCCGAAACCTGTATACTCTTCACAG TGTTTTAGTTCATAGTGGTGGTGTGCATGGTGGGCACTACTATGCTTACATCCGGCCAACCCTCTCAGATCAATG GTTTAAATTCGATGATGAGCGGGTAACTAAAGAGGATATAAAAAGGGCGCTAGAGGAGCAGTATGGTGGGGAAGAAGAG CAGTTACCACAGGCAAATCCTGGCTTCAACAACTCTCCCTTCAAGTTTACAAAATATTCAAATGCTTATATGCTTGTGTATATACGCGAAAGTgacaaagaaaagataatttgTAATGTGGATGAGAAGGACATTGCCGAACACCTGAGG ATAAGGTTGAAGAAAGAACAGGAAGAAAAGgaacaaaagagaaaggaaaaagctGAGGCCCACTTGTATACTATCATAAAG GTTGCTCGTAGTGAGGATCTGCTTGAACAGATTGGGAaggatatatattttgatCTTGTAGATCATGACAAAGTTCGTAGTTTCCGCATTCAGAAACAAATGCCCTTTAATCTTTTCAAG GAAGAAGTTGTCAAAGAGTTTGGTATACCAGTTCAATTTCAACGTTTTTGGTTATGGGCGAAGCGGCAAAACCATACATATCGTCCAAATCGACCATTGACTCCTCAGGAAGAAGCACAATCT GTTGGACAATTAAGAGAGGTTTCCAATAAAGCAAATAATGCCGAGCTGAAGTTGTTTCTGGAAGTAGAATTTGGACAA GATTTGCGGCCTATTCCTCCTCCTGAGAAGACTAAAGAGGATATTCTCCtcttttttaaactttatgATCCGTCGAAAGAGGAGCTCCG ATATGTCGGGAGGCTATTTGTAAAGGGGGCTGGAAAGCCATTAGAGATATTGACAAAGCTAAATGAAATGGCTGGCTTTGCTTCTGATCAAGAGATTGAACTATATGAG GAAATAAAATTCGAACCTAATGTCATGTGTGAACACATTGACAAGAAGCTCACGTTTCGTGCTAGTCAG CTTGAAGATGGGGATATTGTTTGCTTTCAAAAGTCCGCTCAAGATGGAGGTGGTGAACAATGCCGTTACCCAGATGTACCTTCATTTCTTGAATATGTACATAACCGTCAG GTTGTTCGCTTTCGATCTTTGGAGAAACCAAAGGAGGATGAATTTTGTCTTGAGCT ATCAAAGCTTCACAAttatgatgatgttgttgaaagAGTAGCTACGCATCTTGGCTTGGATGACCCTTCCAAAATTAGGCTTACATCTCATAACTGTTATTCTCAACAACCTAAGCCACAACCTATCAAGTACCGAGGGGTGGATCATTTGTCTGACATGCTGGCTCACTACAACCAG ACATCTGACATCCTTTACTATGAAGTGCTGGATATCCCTCTGCCAGAACTGCAAGGCTTGAAAACCTTGAAAGTTGCTTTTCATCATGCCACAAAGGATGAG GTGGTGATTCATACAATTAGATTGCCTAAACAGAGCACTGTAGGTGATGTTATTAATGACCTTAAGATAAAG GTTGAGTTGTCCCATCTCAGTGCAGAACTTAGATTGCTTGAGGTTTTCTACCACAAGATTTACAAG ATCTTTCCCCACAATGAAAAGATTGAGAATATTAATGATCAGTACTGGACGTTACGTGCTGAGGAG ATTCCAGAAGAGGAGAAAAACCTTGGTCCTAATGATCGCTTGATTcatgtttatcattttatgaaGGACCCAACTCAAAATCAG CAGGTTCAGAATTTTGGCGAACCATTTTTCCTGGTCATTCATGAGGGTGAGACATTGTCGGAAGTAAAAGTGCGAgtacaaaaaaaattgcagGTTCCTGATGAGGAGTTTGCTAAG TGGAAGTTTGCTTTTCTGTCACTTGGTCGACCTGAATATCTCCAAGACTCGGACATTGTATCGAGTAGGTTTCAG AGAAGGGATGTCTATGGTGCTTGGGAGCAGTATCTCGGACTGGAGCACTCTGACAATGCTCCTAAAAGGTCATATTCAGCTAATCAG AATCGGCACACGTTTGAGAAGCCAGTAAAAATCTACAATTAG
- the LOC8285404 gene encoding ubiquitin C-terminal hydrolase 12 isoform X9, producing the protein MTLMTPPPLDQEDDEMLVPHTEFTEGPQPMEAPAETASAVDAQSADDPPSARFTWTIDNFSRLNTKKLYSDVFIVGGYKWRILIFPKGNNVDHLSMYLDVADSATLPYGWSRYAQFSLCVVNQIHQKYSIRKDTQHQFNARESDWGFTSFMPLGELYDPGRGYLVNDTCVVEADVAVRRVIDYWSHDSKKETGYVGLKNQGATCYMNSLLQTLYHIPYFRKAVYHMPTTENDMPSGSIPLALQSLFYKLQYSDTSVATKELTKSFGWDTYDSFMQHDVQELNRVLCEKLEDKMKGTVVEGTIQQLFEGHHMNYIECINVDYKSTRKESFYDLQLDVKGCRDVYASFDKYVEVERLEGDNKYHAEQHGLQDARKGVLFIDFPPVLQLQLKRFEYDFMRDTMVKINDRYEFPLQLDLDREDGKYLSPEADRSVRNLYTLHSVLVHSGGVHGGHYYAYIRPTLSDQWFKFDDERVTKEDIKRALEEQYGGEEEQLPQANPGFNNSPFKFTKYSNAYMLVYIRESDKEKIICNVDEKDIAEHLRIRLKKEQEEKEQKRKEKAEAHLYTIIKVARSEDLLEQIGKDIYFDLVDHDKVRSFRIQKQMPFNLFKEEVVKEFGIPVQFQRFWLWAKRQNHTYRPNRPLTPQEEAQSVGQLREVSNKANNAELKLFLEVEFGQDLRPIPPPEKTKEDILLFFKLYDPSKEELRYVGRLFVKGAGKPLEILTKLNEMAGFASDQEIELYEEIKFEPNVMCEHIDKKLTFRASQLEDGDIVCFQKSAQDGGGEQCRYPDVPSFLEYVHNRQVVRFRSLEKPKEDEFCLELSKLHNYDDVVERVATHLGLDDPSKIRLTSHNCYSQQPKPQPIKYRGVDHLSDMLAHYNQTSDILYYEVLDIPLPELQGLKTLKVAFHHATKDEVVIHTIRLPKQSTVGDVINDLKIKVELSHLSAELRLLEVFYHKIYKIFPHNEKIENINDQYWTLRAEEIPEEEKNLGPNDRLIHVYHFMKDPTQNQQVQNFGEPFFLVIHEGETLSEVKVRVQKKLQVPDEEFAKWKFAFLSLGRPEYLQDSDIVSSRFQRRDVYGAWEQYLGLEHSDNAPKRSYSANQNRHTFEKPVKIYN; encoded by the exons ATGACTCTGATGACTCCTCCACCATTAGAT CAAGAGGACGATGAAATGTTAGTCCCTCACACTGAGTTCACTGAAGGTCCTCAGCCTATGGAAG cACCTGCAGAAACAGCAAGTGCAGTTGATGCGCAGTCAGCTGATGATCCACCATCAGCAAGGTTCACATGGACAATTGATAATTTCTCGAGGCTCAATACCAAGAAGCTCTACTCTGATGTTTTCATTGTTGGAGGCTATAAATG GCGGATTCTAATTTTTCCAAAGGGGAACAACGTGGATCATTTGTCAATGTATTTAGATGTCGCAGACTCTGCAACTTTGCCATATGGGTGGAGCAGATATGCTCAATTTAGTTTATGCGTTGTCaatcaaattcatcaaaaaTACTCTATTCGGAAAG ACACACAGCACCAATTCAATGCACGTGAGAGTGATTGGGGCTTCACTTCATTCATGCCCCTTGGAGAATTGTATGACCCTGGTAGAGGTTATCTTGTCAATGATACATGTGTAGTTGAAGCTGATGTTGCTGTCCGTAGGGTCATTGATTACTGGTCTCATGATTCCAAAAAGGAGACTGGTTATGTTGGACTTAAGAACCAAGGAGCTACCTGCTATATGAACTCTCTCCTTCAAACACTGTATCATATTCCTTATTTCAGAAAG GCTGTGTATCATATGCCAACAACCGAGAATGATATGCCATCGGGGAGCATTCCTCTGGCTTTGCAGAGTTTATTCTATAAGCTTCAATATAGTGACACCAGTGTAGCAACAAAAGAGTTAACAAAATCTTTTGGCTGGGACACATATGATTCTTTCATGCAGCATGATGTGCAAGAACTTAATAGGGTTCTTTGTGAAAAGCTTGAAGATAAAATGAAG GGAACAGTTGTGGAGGGCACAATACAACAGTTATTTGAAGGGCACCATATGAATTATATTGAGTGCATCAATGTAGACTATAAGTCAACGAGAAAGGAATCTTTTTATG ATCTTCAGCTTGATGTCAAAGGCTGTCGGGATGTTTATGCTTCTTTTGACAAATATGTGGAGGTGGAGCGTCTTGAGGGTGATAATAAATATCACGCTGAGCAACATGGCTTGCAG GATGCTAGGAAGGGTGTCCTATTTATTGACTTTCCCCCTGTTCTTCAACTTCAATTGAAACGGTTCGAATATGATTTCATGCGGGATACTATGGTAAAG ATAAATGATCGCTATGAGTTCCCTTTGCAACTTGATCTTGATAGAGAAGATGGTAAATATTTGTCTCCTGAGGCAGACAGAAGTGTCCGAAACCTGTATACTCTTCACAG TGTTTTAGTTCATAGTGGTGGTGTGCATGGTGGGCACTACTATGCTTACATCCGGCCAACCCTCTCAGATCAATG GTTTAAATTCGATGATGAGCGGGTAACTAAAGAGGATATAAAAAGGGCGCTAGAGGAGCAGTATGGTGGGGAAGAAGAG CAGTTACCACAGGCAAATCCTGGCTTCAACAACTCTCCCTTCAAGTTTACAAAATATTCAAATGCTTATATGCTTGTGTATATACGCGAAAGTgacaaagaaaagataatttgTAATGTGGATGAGAAGGACATTGCCGAACACCTGAGG ATAAGGTTGAAGAAAGAACAGGAAGAAAAGgaacaaaagagaaaggaaaaagctGAGGCCCACTTGTATACTATCATAAAG GTTGCTCGTAGTGAGGATCTGCTTGAACAGATTGGGAaggatatatattttgatCTTGTAGATCATGACAAAGTTCGTAGTTTCCGCATTCAGAAACAAATGCCCTTTAATCTTTTCAAG GAAGAAGTTGTCAAAGAGTTTGGTATACCAGTTCAATTTCAACGTTTTTGGTTATGGGCGAAGCGGCAAAACCATACATATCGTCCAAATCGACCATTGACTCCTCAGGAAGAAGCACAATCT GTTGGACAATTAAGAGAGGTTTCCAATAAAGCAAATAATGCCGAGCTGAAGTTGTTTCTGGAAGTAGAATTTGGACAA GATTTGCGGCCTATTCCTCCTCCTGAGAAGACTAAAGAGGATATTCTCCtcttttttaaactttatgATCCGTCGAAAGAGGAGCTCCG ATATGTCGGGAGGCTATTTGTAAAGGGGGCTGGAAAGCCATTAGAGATATTGACAAAGCTAAATGAAATGGCTGGCTTTGCTTCTGATCAAGAGATTGAACTATATGAG GAAATAAAATTCGAACCTAATGTCATGTGTGAACACATTGACAAGAAGCTCACGTTTCGTGCTAGTCAG CTTGAAGATGGGGATATTGTTTGCTTTCAAAAGTCCGCTCAAGATGGAGGTGGTGAACAATGCCGTTACCCAGATGTACCTTCATTTCTTGAATATGTACATAACCGTCAG GTTGTTCGCTTTCGATCTTTGGAGAAACCAAAGGAGGATGAATTTTGTCTTGAGCT ATCAAAGCTTCACAAttatgatgatgttgttgaaagAGTAGCTACGCATCTTGGCTTGGATGACCCTTCCAAAATTAGGCTTACATCTCATAACTGTTATTCTCAACAACCTAAGCCACAACCTATCAAGTACCGAGGGGTGGATCATTTGTCTGACATGCTGGCTCACTACAACCAG ACATCTGACATCCTTTACTATGAAGTGCTGGATATCCCTCTGCCAGAACTGCAAGGCTTGAAAACCTTGAAAGTTGCTTTTCATCATGCCACAAAGGATGAG GTGGTGATTCATACAATTAGATTGCCTAAACAGAGCACTGTAGGTGATGTTATTAATGACCTTAAGATAAAG GTTGAGTTGTCCCATCTCAGTGCAGAACTTAGATTGCTTGAGGTTTTCTACCACAAGATTTACAAG ATCTTTCCCCACAATGAAAAGATTGAGAATATTAATGATCAGTACTGGACGTTACGTGCTGAGGAG ATTCCAGAAGAGGAGAAAAACCTTGGTCCTAATGATCGCTTGATTcatgtttatcattttatgaaGGACCCAACTCAAAATCAG CAGGTTCAGAATTTTGGCGAACCATTTTTCCTGGTCATTCATGAGGGTGAGACATTGTCGGAAGTAAAAGTGCGAgtacaaaaaaaattgcagGTTCCTGATGAGGAGTTTGCTAAG TGGAAGTTTGCTTTTCTGTCACTTGGTCGACCTGAATATCTCCAAGACTCGGACATTGTATCGAGTAGGTTTCAG AGAAGGGATGTCTATGGTGCTTGGGAGCAGTATCTCGGACTGGAGCACTCTGACAATGCTCCTAAAAGGTCATATTCAGCTAATCAG AATCGGCACACGTTTGAGAAGCCAGTAAAAATCTACAATTAG
- the LOC8285404 gene encoding ubiquitin C-terminal hydrolase 12 isoform X8, with protein MTLMTPPPLDQQEDDEMLVPHTEFTEGPQPMEAPAETASAVDAQSADDPPSARFTWTIDNFSRLNTKKLYSDVFIVGGYKWRILIFPKGNNVDHLSMYLDVADSATLPYGWSRYAQFSLCVVNQIHQKYSIRKDTQHQFNARESDWGFTSFMPLGELYDPGRGYLVNDTCVVEADVAVRRVIDYWSHDSKKETGYVGLKNQGATCYMNSLLQTLYHIPYFRKAVYHMPTTENDMPSGSIPLALQSLFYKLQYSDTSVATKELTKSFGWDTYDSFMQHDVQELNRVLCEKLEDKMKGTVVEGTIQQLFEGHHMNYIECINVDYKSTRKESFYDLQLDVKGCRDVYASFDKYVEVERLEGDNKYHAEQHGLQDARKGVLFIDFPPVLQLQLKRFEYDFMRDTMVKINDRYEFPLQLDLDREDGKYLSPEADRSVRNLYTLHSVLVHSGGVHGGHYYAYIRPTLSDQWFKFDDERVTKEDIKRALEEQYGGEEELPQANPGFNNSPFKFTKYSNAYMLVYIRESDKEKIICNVDEKDIAEHLRIRLKKEQEEKEQKRKEKAEAHLYTIIKVARSEDLLEQIGKDIYFDLVDHDKVRSFRIQKQMPFNLFKEEVVKEFGIPVQFQRFWLWAKRQNHTYRPNRPLTPQEEAQSVGQLREVSNKANNAELKLFLEVEFGQDLRPIPPPEKTKEDILLFFKLYDPSKEELRYVGRLFVKGAGKPLEILTKLNEMAGFASDQEIELYEEIKFEPNVMCEHIDKKLTFRASQLEDGDIVCFQKSAQDGGGEQCRYPDVPSFLEYVHNRQVVRFRSLEKPKEDEFCLELSKLHNYDDVVERVATHLGLDDPSKIRLTSHNCYSQQPKPQPIKYRGVDHLSDMLAHYNQTSDILYYEVLDIPLPELQGLKTLKVAFHHATKDEVVIHTIRLPKQSTVGDVINDLKIKVELSHLSAELRLLEVFYHKIYKIFPHNEKIENINDQYWTLRAEEIPEEEKNLGPNDRLIHVYHFMKDPTQNQQVQNFGEPFFLVIHEGETLSEVKVRVQKKLQVPDEEFAKWKFAFLSLGRPEYLQDSDIVSSRFQRRDVYGAWEQYLGLEHSDNAPKRSYSANQNRHTFEKPVKIYN; from the exons ATGACTCTGATGACTCCTCCACCATTAGAT cAGCAAGAGGACGATGAAATGTTAGTCCCTCACACTGAGTTCACTGAAGGTCCTCAGCCTATGGAAG cACCTGCAGAAACAGCAAGTGCAGTTGATGCGCAGTCAGCTGATGATCCACCATCAGCAAGGTTCACATGGACAATTGATAATTTCTCGAGGCTCAATACCAAGAAGCTCTACTCTGATGTTTTCATTGTTGGAGGCTATAAATG GCGGATTCTAATTTTTCCAAAGGGGAACAACGTGGATCATTTGTCAATGTATTTAGATGTCGCAGACTCTGCAACTTTGCCATATGGGTGGAGCAGATATGCTCAATTTAGTTTATGCGTTGTCaatcaaattcatcaaaaaTACTCTATTCGGAAAG ACACACAGCACCAATTCAATGCACGTGAGAGTGATTGGGGCTTCACTTCATTCATGCCCCTTGGAGAATTGTATGACCCTGGTAGAGGTTATCTTGTCAATGATACATGTGTAGTTGAAGCTGATGTTGCTGTCCGTAGGGTCATTGATTACTGGTCTCATGATTCCAAAAAGGAGACTGGTTATGTTGGACTTAAGAACCAAGGAGCTACCTGCTATATGAACTCTCTCCTTCAAACACTGTATCATATTCCTTATTTCAGAAAG GCTGTGTATCATATGCCAACAACCGAGAATGATATGCCATCGGGGAGCATTCCTCTGGCTTTGCAGAGTTTATTCTATAAGCTTCAATATAGTGACACCAGTGTAGCAACAAAAGAGTTAACAAAATCTTTTGGCTGGGACACATATGATTCTTTCATGCAGCATGATGTGCAAGAACTTAATAGGGTTCTTTGTGAAAAGCTTGAAGATAAAATGAAG GGAACAGTTGTGGAGGGCACAATACAACAGTTATTTGAAGGGCACCATATGAATTATATTGAGTGCATCAATGTAGACTATAAGTCAACGAGAAAGGAATCTTTTTATG ATCTTCAGCTTGATGTCAAAGGCTGTCGGGATGTTTATGCTTCTTTTGACAAATATGTGGAGGTGGAGCGTCTTGAGGGTGATAATAAATATCACGCTGAGCAACATGGCTTGCAG GATGCTAGGAAGGGTGTCCTATTTATTGACTTTCCCCCTGTTCTTCAACTTCAATTGAAACGGTTCGAATATGATTTCATGCGGGATACTATGGTAAAG ATAAATGATCGCTATGAGTTCCCTTTGCAACTTGATCTTGATAGAGAAGATGGTAAATATTTGTCTCCTGAGGCAGACAGAAGTGTCCGAAACCTGTATACTCTTCACAG TGTTTTAGTTCATAGTGGTGGTGTGCATGGTGGGCACTACTATGCTTACATCCGGCCAACCCTCTCAGATCAATG GTTTAAATTCGATGATGAGCGGGTAACTAAAGAGGATATAAAAAGGGCGCTAGAGGAGCAGTATGGTGGGGAAGAAGAG TTACCACAGGCAAATCCTGGCTTCAACAACTCTCCCTTCAAGTTTACAAAATATTCAAATGCTTATATGCTTGTGTATATACGCGAAAGTgacaaagaaaagataatttgTAATGTGGATGAGAAGGACATTGCCGAACACCTGAGG ATAAGGTTGAAGAAAGAACAGGAAGAAAAGgaacaaaagagaaaggaaaaagctGAGGCCCACTTGTATACTATCATAAAG GTTGCTCGTAGTGAGGATCTGCTTGAACAGATTGGGAaggatatatattttgatCTTGTAGATCATGACAAAGTTCGTAGTTTCCGCATTCAGAAACAAATGCCCTTTAATCTTTTCAAG GAAGAAGTTGTCAAAGAGTTTGGTATACCAGTTCAATTTCAACGTTTTTGGTTATGGGCGAAGCGGCAAAACCATACATATCGTCCAAATCGACCATTGACTCCTCAGGAAGAAGCACAATCT GTTGGACAATTAAGAGAGGTTTCCAATAAAGCAAATAATGCCGAGCTGAAGTTGTTTCTGGAAGTAGAATTTGGACAA GATTTGCGGCCTATTCCTCCTCCTGAGAAGACTAAAGAGGATATTCTCCtcttttttaaactttatgATCCGTCGAAAGAGGAGCTCCG ATATGTCGGGAGGCTATTTGTAAAGGGGGCTGGAAAGCCATTAGAGATATTGACAAAGCTAAATGAAATGGCTGGCTTTGCTTCTGATCAAGAGATTGAACTATATGAG GAAATAAAATTCGAACCTAATGTCATGTGTGAACACATTGACAAGAAGCTCACGTTTCGTGCTAGTCAG CTTGAAGATGGGGATATTGTTTGCTTTCAAAAGTCCGCTCAAGATGGAGGTGGTGAACAATGCCGTTACCCAGATGTACCTTCATTTCTTGAATATGTACATAACCGTCAG GTTGTTCGCTTTCGATCTTTGGAGAAACCAAAGGAGGATGAATTTTGTCTTGAGCT ATCAAAGCTTCACAAttatgatgatgttgttgaaagAGTAGCTACGCATCTTGGCTTGGATGACCCTTCCAAAATTAGGCTTACATCTCATAACTGTTATTCTCAACAACCTAAGCCACAACCTATCAAGTACCGAGGGGTGGATCATTTGTCTGACATGCTGGCTCACTACAACCAG ACATCTGACATCCTTTACTATGAAGTGCTGGATATCCCTCTGCCAGAACTGCAAGGCTTGAAAACCTTGAAAGTTGCTTTTCATCATGCCACAAAGGATGAG GTGGTGATTCATACAATTAGATTGCCTAAACAGAGCACTGTAGGTGATGTTATTAATGACCTTAAGATAAAG GTTGAGTTGTCCCATCTCAGTGCAGAACTTAGATTGCTTGAGGTTTTCTACCACAAGATTTACAAG ATCTTTCCCCACAATGAAAAGATTGAGAATATTAATGATCAGTACTGGACGTTACGTGCTGAGGAG ATTCCAGAAGAGGAGAAAAACCTTGGTCCTAATGATCGCTTGATTcatgtttatcattttatgaaGGACCCAACTCAAAATCAG CAGGTTCAGAATTTTGGCGAACCATTTTTCCTGGTCATTCATGAGGGTGAGACATTGTCGGAAGTAAAAGTGCGAgtacaaaaaaaattgcagGTTCCTGATGAGGAGTTTGCTAAG TGGAAGTTTGCTTTTCTGTCACTTGGTCGACCTGAATATCTCCAAGACTCGGACATTGTATCGAGTAGGTTTCAG AGAAGGGATGTCTATGGTGCTTGGGAGCAGTATCTCGGACTGGAGCACTCTGACAATGCTCCTAAAAGGTCATATTCAGCTAATCAG AATCGGCACACGTTTGAGAAGCCAGTAAAAATCTACAATTAG